Proteins co-encoded in one Brassica oleracea var. oleracea cultivar TO1000 chromosome C4, BOL, whole genome shotgun sequence genomic window:
- the LOC106337977 gene encoding uncharacterized protein LOC106337977 produces MRLKVLGPLINAFGPTCPSELQLPLNTTVADACTPIGWNFRGARSQAAEELQIALTTFHLPATSHVKDKYVWVVNDHESTSFSIARTWDEIRNRARKQEWTSNIWFKGSVPRHSFNFWIAHLDRLPTRQRLASWGILIYDSCCLCDMVQESRDHLLLRCEISESIWKIALQRLGYRSFLFHTWTSFMHWLSHRDSSCPLLLKRLVGQAVVYALWTERNRKK; encoded by the coding sequence ATGCGACTAAAAGTGCTTGGTCCTTTGATTAATGCTTTCGGTCCCACATGTCCATCTGAGCTTCAACTTCCTCTAAATACAACTGTTGCTGACGCTTGCACTCCTATTGGTTGGAATTTCAGAGGTGCTCGTTCTCAGGCAGCAGAAGAACTACAGATTGCTCTAACTACTTTTCATCTCCCTGCAACCTCGCATGTGAAAGACAAGTATGTTTGGGTCGTTAATGACCATGAGAGTACTTCCTTCTCTATTGCCAGGACATGGGATGAAATCAGAAATAGAGCAAGAAAACAGGAGTGGACGTCTAACATTTGGTTTAAAGGGTCTGTCCCGAGACACTCTTTTAACTTTTGGATTGCTCACCTTGATAGACTACCAACAAGGCAAAGGCTTGCTAGTTGGGGTATCTTGATCTATGATTCTTGCTGCCTATGCGACATGGTCCAGGAGTCTAGAGATCACTTGCTTCTTCGCTGTGAGATCAGTGAAAGCATCTGGAAAATAGCCCTTCAAAGGCTAGGTTACAGGTCCTTTCTTTTCCATACTTGGACTTCTTTTATGCATTGGCTTTCCCACAGAGATTCATCTTGCCCACTCCTGCTTAAAAGGCTTGTGGGACAAGCTGTTGTGTATGCGTTGTGGACAGAACGCAACCGAAAAAAATAA